One Kitasatospora sp. NBC_01287 DNA window includes the following coding sequences:
- a CDS encoding type II toxin-antitoxin system VapB family antitoxin, producing the protein MSLTTLDLDDDALAEAMKLSGVKTKKDTVNTALREYAARHRRIAALELYAELAKDWDYEGWERRRRAEKGRPE; encoded by the coding sequence CTTGATGACGACGCACTCGCCGAGGCGATGAAGCTGTCCGGCGTCAAGACCAAGAAGGACACCGTCAACACGGCCCTGCGCGAGTACGCCGCGCGGCACCGCCGGATAGCGGCGCTGGAGCTGTACGCCGAGCTGGCCAAGGACTGGGACTACGAGGGGTGGGAGCGCCGCCGCCGGGCCGAGAAGGGTCGCCCCGAGTGA